CATGTGCAAAATGAAAATATTGTAGAGATGATCATGTAATGGTACATAAGGGAAGTAGGGGAATGACTCCTGTTACCATTTCTTGTTCTTCCTTTAGCCAGTAGCCAAGACCCACTCTTTTAACTGTCTTCTGTCTGAATGAATTTGACGGGTTCATGTTGCACTAAAGTTGTTTTAGTTAGGTCAAATTGAAGTTTGTCTCTCAAAAGTTGTACCTAAGGTGATGActcgccatgtcatcatgccacataagCGCCATTTGACATAcattaatgccatgtggaagcttacataggaggaatgcttgcatttgtgagaagattctagagaagtatggacatttcctttggaagatcctagatgtttatggatttgctaggaaagtccttggaatcttctaggcttgtagagaattctagagaaagcccttatcttgtaaatattaaggacttgtgtaacaattaatatttgcacactagcccctaggagactagtatataaaggaggccattcatttgtaattcatcaagcaaacaattcaagttctctctaatacaaagcttcctttaacaattctcttgtattctttctaccattctcttagcgatcttgagtgtagtaaggctgacttggcatagcaagaacgtgagcaaattgtcaagtgccgcacgtgtacttagttaacgactaaggacatgacaacgtggtatcagagcaaaggttGCGACTAAGGAAATGGCGAACGACGTAGAAATTAACGTtgccaacacccaagccaacgtcatccaggatgctgctggcaagagcggccgtaacaaaaagagaaatgccACCAACAAGGGCCAGGAGGTGCCACTCGAGGTTGTGTCAAAcgaagggcttacatcccaagaaccatctgccactgagacgagcgaggatgaagtggaggtcctgcctgaggacgtctcgctcggtaaagagtgggtgatgaagatgaacgcGGGGATGGATGCCGTGGAGATCTTTGGTCAACActtggggaaggtggaaggcacccttagtgttcttgaggggcacactcttgaagagattgagagcatccgaaatgacttggagggacgtacacagaccgagatggaactaaggcaaactatcactgccttagagtgcagactcatggaggctttgagtactatcgatgctatgaaggcaaagatagagtcactcgaggagcATGTTAGTGCTGGCGTGACCGAGGCAGCCAGCAATGTTGTGGTGAtgagggaggccaagatcgaggctcccaaacCCCCGGTGTTCAAAGGTGTCCGTGATGcgcaagaagtggaaaacttcctttggcacttggagaactacttcaaGCACAGCAAAGTGAAGGACGGCGAGGCCATGATCAACACGGCGGTATTGTACCTCTCAGAGACtgccatgctatggtggagaaggaagatggccGACGTGGATAAAGGTATATGTACTATTAGCACGTGGGATCAGTTCAAAGTCGAGTTCAAGCGATagttctttccaaacaatgtcttgtacgaGGCAAGGCGCAAACTTAGGGAGTTGAAGCAAACAGGGAGCATACGTGTctatgtcaaggagttcactacccttatgcttcaaatccccaacctgaccaatgatgacttgttgttccacttcatggacggGTTGCAAAATTGGACTAAGCAGGAGTTACAATGTTGGCAAGTCGCAAATATAGACCAATCCATAGTGGAGGCCGAATCATTGATGGATTTTAGGCATGACAAGCATGACAAAGGGAAAGTCAAAGAATCAAAGTTTAACAATGTCAAAAGTGGGGGAGACCGTGGCAAAGgcaaggagatacaacaacaatactacAAGACTCAAGATTCCAAAAAGCTGAGTGGCCGTCAGGGCTACGCCGAGAAGAAGGCACAGGCCGAGAAGAAGGGATGTTACATATGCGGAGGGCCGCACAGCTTCAGGAATTGTCCCGACCTAAAGAGCCTTAGCGCCATGGTCCGTGAACGGAAAGCAGCCGCAAGGAGATAGTTCGGGAACCACACAGTTAGGTATGATCGGATTATGCGGTGCTGTCACAAAGAAATCTATCCAACCTACCGAGAATGGAAACCAGTACgtggatctcaccatcaacaacaagcctgctcgtgcaatggtggatactggagcaactcataatttcgtgactgaggctgccgcaaaaagactagaattgaagcttgctccaaccaactcCCGCGTCAAGACCGTGAATGCCGAGGTACAAAATGCtcgtggggtagctaatggagttggtgtcaaattgggaacttgaaaaggtatgacaaactttaccgtaaccgctatggatatctttgatatcatattgagacaagagttctttagacattgtcatactttgaTCGATCCCTGCCTCCAACATCTCTTAGTTATAGAGCAAGAAGgagcttgcatggtacctacagtgtctatgccacacggacagagccaagcacaactctcagctatgcaggttgtcaaggggatcaagaagggggagCCGACGTTCGTGGCAACCATCGCAAGTCTGGAGGAAGACAAGAGTTTTCAAGAGACACTACCACCTTGAATAGAGAAGTTGCTTGAGTAaaacaaagatgtcatgcccgaggagttgcctaagcacttgccgcctaggcgagaggtagatcacaagattgagttggagccagggGCTAAGCCACCCGCATTTGCCCCATATCGTATGGTACCGCCCGAGCTAAAGGAGCTTAGGAAACAATTGAAAGAGTTGCTAGATGCTGGTCACATTTGCCTATCAAAGGCACATTTCGGCGCACCAgtattgttccagaagaagaaggatggatcactacgcttgtgcatagactaccgagcacttaataaggtcacagTGAAGAATAAGTACCTGATCCTGCTCATTGCTGACTTATTCGATAGACTTGGACAAGCCAAGTATtttaccaaggtggatcttcgCAAGGGCTACTACTAGGTTCGCATTGCAGAGGGGGATGAGCCAAAGACAACATGTGTGacgagatatggagcctttgagtggttggtgatgcatttcggcttaaccaatgcacctgccacattttgcacccttatgaaTAAGATTTtccatccctaccttgatcagttcgtggtagtctacctagaAGACATAGTCATCTACAGCAAAACCTTGGAAGAGCACATGAagcacttaaggaaggttttccaagtcttgcgggagaacaggctatacatcaagagggagaaatgcgagtttgcacaatcaaaggtgcacttcttaGGCCATGTTATTAGCAATGGCGAGCTACGcatggacgaggctaaggtatgtgctatccaggagtgggaggcacctataaaggtaactgagttgagatccttccttggccttgttaagtactatcgtcggttcatctGTGGCTACTCAGCAAAGGCTGCACCATTGactgagttgctaaagaagaacaagccatgggtttggacAGAGCATTGTCAAAGGGCGTTTGAAGACCTCAAGGCAGCTATAAcagaggagccagtcttggcATTACCTGACTTTGCCAAGACATTTGAGGTGCATACAGATGCCTCAGATTTTGCCATTAGGGGTGTCTTGATGCAGTATAAGCATCCCATAGCATTTGAGAGTCgcaagttaaatgagacggaGCGACGCTACACAGTGCAAGAGAAGGAGATGACTGCTATTGTGCATTGTCTTCGTACATGGCGACATTGTTTGCTTGGGTCAAGGTTCGTGGTCAAGACCGACAATGTAGCTACTAGCTACTTTCAGACGCAGAAGAAGCTCACCCCAAAATAGGCTCGATGGCAGGATTTCTTGGCCGAATTTGATTATGTGCTGGAGTATAAGCCGGGCAAAGGTAAtgttgtagccgatgccttgagccgaaaagTCGAGCTTGCTGCAATCACTTCAACAAGATGGGACATTCGtgaggctataaaagaaggcatgcaaTACGATCCAGCAGCCAAACAACTTATCGAGTTAGCCAACCAGGGCAATACGAGACGTTTTTGGGTCGAAGACGGCCTGCTACTTACCACAGGTCAGCGAGCCTACGTGCctaagtttggagacattagacgGCAGATTataagggagagtcatgacacAATGTGGGTTGGTCATCCAGGCCAACGTCGCACTAGGGCCTTGGTTGAGTTAGTCTACTATTGGCCACGCATGCGAGATGACATAGAGTGttatgtgcagacttgtcttgtCTGTCAACAGTACAAGGTTGAGAAACAAAAACCcggaggacttttggagccactaccagttgcagagcgtccatgggagagcgtgactatggactttatcacttgcctaccgaagtctgacggttatggtactattatggtggtcgtggatagattttccaaatatgccaccttcatgCCCGCCACACCAGGTTGCACTGCCAAGGAAGCCGccaagctattctttaagaaTGTGGTGAAGTATCggggcttaccaaggcatatTATCAGTGATCGAGACCCCCATTTTACTGGAAACTTTTGGAGAGAATTATTCGACATACTTGGCACAGAACTGCACTTTTCCACTAGTTTCCACCCACAGACAGATGGACAAATGGAACGGgtcaatgccttactagaatactacttgaggcattatgtaagcgcGTATAAGAAAGATTGGTCAAGGCTTCTAGACatcgcccaattctcttataacttgcagcggagtgagtccacgggacggacaccatttgagctagccacaggccaacagccacaaactccacattcattaccagccgcgttcgagggaaagagtttgggggcttatcatatggccaaaGGATGGGAGGAGCAGCTTGACACTTctaagtcctacttggataaggcaactaagaagatgaagaagtttgcaGATCGTAAGCGGCGTCCCACGgactatagagttggggacatggtcatggtaAAGTTTAATCCAAGACAGTTTAAGGCACTACGGGACATGCATCAGAATCTGATTCGCAAgtatgaggggccatttaagatagtcgccaaggtaggcaagatctcatacaagcttgacatgccatcatatcttaagatctaccctGTCTTCCATGCCAGCATGTTTAAGCCCTATCATGAAGACAATGATGATCCAAGTAGGGGCCAATCAAGTCGAGCGCCTATTACTATCACCGCCTCGCACGACCGGGAGATTGAGGCTATTATTGATTACCAGGCCAGGAGAAAACAAGGGCAAAAAGCCATCGCAATGTCCCTCGTCCATTGGAAGGGGCAATCACCAGAGGAGGCCACATGGGAACGTTATGAAGATATATGGCTattcaaagataagatccgagagtttatgcaGCAACATTGTGCCGCGGTCGTCGCAACATTaggtgggggagagtgtgatgactcgccatgtcatcatgccacataagCGCCATTTGGCATACAgtaatgccatgtggaagcttacataggaggaatgcttgcatttgtgagaagattctagagaagtatggacatttcctttggaagatcctagatgtttatggatttgctaggaaagtctttggaatcttctaggcttgtagagaattctagagaaagcccttatcttgtaaatattaaggacttgtgtaacaattaatatttgcACACTAgtccctaggagactagtatataaaggaggccattcatttgtaattcatcaagcaaacaattcaagttctctctaatacaaagcttcctttaacaattctcttgcgttctttctaccattctcttagcgatcttgagtgtagtaaggctgacttggcatagcaagaacgtgagcaaattgtcaagtgtcgcacgtgtacttagttaacgactaaggacgtgacacTAAACTCTATAAATCAGGATTCCATTTTGTTACCCGTCAGatcataattaatttttttatatagtttTCTCTTAAATTGATTTTTTTGTGCTTTCATTTTTGCCTACAATTTCATATTCAATAGAGTACCATGAGCTATTGTTGCAAGTCTATCCAACAATCACCTGTTATACCATAGGCCCTGAGTACAGCACACCCTGAATTACAGGTATTAGCACTTTACTTTCAATAATCAAGAGAGTATCAAGAAATGGCTGGAAAAGGTACAATGTGAAAGAGTAGAAGATCCATAATTTAGAGAACGTACCTGTGAGTTCTGAGTTAGGTCAGTGGGTTCTGAAATGTATTGCTAACTCAATTACTAGTATATTTCTTTTTGGCACATATATATAGGGTTTAACACTGAAACATTGGGTTATGCCTGATTTTGAGGTTAGATCTGCCACTATTAGGGGAGTAAATTTTATAGatgtcattcaactttgtgttcattacgcaaaagttatttttcttctttttgttacgtaaaaatcattcaactttgtgttcattacctaaaagttatttttctttcttttgttacacatgGCAGCAATCTGATTTTTATATGCCCTTGACATTTATATAtaatacttttacttgaaaagtctattatgcccttgacaTTATATATCATCTCATTTTATGTAATGacttctatattatatactatataatatatttttaactaggtattttacttataattaaaataactttaaattattttatttattatttttataatatatctaTACATTTAATTTTTTCACGGCACTCAATATATAGTACGGAAAAGGGTCAGAAATATCCCTCTACTATTGAATATTGTTTAAAACCACCCTTCGTCATACTAATCGAGTAAAAATACCCCTTCCGTCTTACTATTGAACATAAATACCCCCATTTTAACGGAAGTGCCACATGGCAGCAATCTGATACAATTAGTCCATCCGAGTTCTTTTATAATCTTACCCGACCCAATACCCTCAAACCCACCTAAAAAGATGACCCGATTAATACCTGTCCAGCAAATAAgtctacttttttttttcttattcttttctcttttgttcatCTTTCTTTTCCACTCACCTCCGCCTATGCACCACCAGCGATAAAGTCATAACTGCCAATGCACACTTTCTACACATATGTGTTTAAcaaaatcaaaactcaattcttctaaatcaaataaaaaagGAAACTTCTTCTCAAATCTAAATGGTATCCATATCTATCCTTAAAATTTGGTTACCACCAATCTGTACTGATCCACTTTCTACATTATCCAATATAGTTTGGCTTAGGTTCTTAGACATTATAGTCATATGTCCTAACAAAAACTTTTAAGCAAAATTAAATCACTAATTGGTTCACTTAGTGGAAAAATTTGGCCGAGAATGGGCGTAACCTCCATGGTCGTCGATGTCAAGTTTGCCGGATTTATTTTTTCAGATTTGTGGAACTTGGGACAGTAAAATAATCGGAGTTCCTCCTCACCACCAACAAGGTACGAAGCATTTCTGAAGGACTTCCCACAGTTGAAACGAACCGAAATATGAGATGTCAGTATATCCAAGCAAGAGGAAGAGATCTATCGGTTCACATCTTCATTTCGAGCACTTTTTACTCCCGATTCGTTAGTTGCCGTAGGCGATTTAGAATAATGGTGGATGTTCGAGTTAGGAGTAAATGGGTTTAGTAGTCGGCTGCGATTCTAGTACTAACATGTGTTGTATTTGTTGTCTGTAAGGGTTTGCAACCGGAATAATGACTTTGGTTGCCGGTGATTTTTGACATTAAAAGTGAAGTTCACCATTTTTTATCttttgattttggtgttgtttaaCCACGTattatttttatggtactaattactcactctgttccaatttatatgaacctatttgactaggcacggagtttaagaaaaaataaaaaaaattagaatttgtggtcctaaacaattcaaaaaggggcccaaaatatttgtgtggttataaaaacttctcattaagggtagaattataagtttaagcaaaattatttccaaaattagaaaggggtcattcttttggaatggaccaaaaaggaaataggttcacccAAACTGGTATAGACTAATGAATTCATAAAAGACAAATGGGTCGTTTTTTAGGTGGGTTTGATGGTATTGGGTCGAATAAGTTTACAAAAGAACCCGGATGGACTAATTGTATCAGATTGCTGCCACGTGGTACCTCCGTTAAAATGGGGGTATTTTGTGTTCAATAGTAAGATGGGAGGGGTATTTTTGCTCAATTAGTATGACTGAGGGTAGTTTTAAATAATATTCAATAATAGAGGGATATTTCTGATTCTTTTCCGTTTATTTAATCATATTTAAACATGAACATATTTTAAATCTAAAAAaccataaaaaatatttatttgaaataataaaaaacatatttgtttaacaaatgatagttttttttatagtcaatacaaattttgaaaaaagtttcaaagatattaGTATTTAATATTAAGATTTTTAAAactttatttgttaatattatttatttgaaagtattaatcTAATGTGTCACTGTGCTAATTATGGGTGTTTTATTTATTGGATTAATGAGTATAGCTTGGCTGATcattaaaaatatttcattaagcATGGTTAAGAACGTGGACTTGAGATTTATTCACGGCAATTAATATTTACTGACAAATTTAATAATGATACTTATAAATCTTGAAAATTATCGTTAAGGAAAAATTAAATgtacgaatatattataaaaaataaataaaataatatcaagttaatttaattataagtaaaatatctGGGTAAAAGTATATTATGTAGCATATAatagaaggtattacataaatggAATAATTTATAATatcaagggcataatagacttttcaggtGAAAGATTTGTAAAATCTGGTCAAAATAATtattgtgataactagagcatagacaaatgatttttgtgtaacaaaagaaaaaaatgtgaTTTTTGGATAATGAACATAAAGTTGAATGACTTTTACGtaacaaaggaaagaaaaatgacttttggataatgaacacaaagtttTGGATAATGAACATAAAGTTGATTGACCGCCCATGAAATTTACTCCTATTAGGGGGAAAAGGGATCCAATTTTATTTCTAGAATTGACTTCCTCCAACTCAATCATCATTCTAGATTGTTCCTTTGCCCACTATGTTAGTTTTTGCCAGCAATCTTTTCAAATTGAACTCAATCTAGTAGGAGATAGATAATGCTGATCAATCAAACCTCGAAGAAAGTTGTCTCAATGTCCAGCTGATACCTTGCTTTAGATTTTGTTACCCAAAGAAATGCTGTGGCCCAATATAGGGGAAGAAAGAGCTATATAATGAAAAAAAGATTCCAATCTTGTAGCACATGCTGATGATTCCTTTTGTTCCTTGTGGCTAATAATACATATCTGAATGTGCCCCATCAAATCAAACAGAGACCAGAAAAGTTTCAAGTTTGGGTAactcgaagaagaaaagaatattcCCACAtagcctttttttctttcttcttccttttgcTGGAAATGATCAAGGTGCAATGAATCTAATTTCATCTTAATGAAGACATGAAAACTGGTTAGATTCAAGCTATTAGAACACTACATGTACAaaatttttgctttttagtgCTAAAATCTGCAGCTTCCATCTTGTAGAAGGGACATTGAATAGCTCTTCTGAGAAAATAACTGCTAAGCCCAGAAATAAAAAGATAATGAAATAAGGCCTCTAAAACGCAGTGCTGAATACTGAGTAATCAGTTGTTGTAGCAGTGTTGCGTGCAGGTCAAGGTCAAGAATCAAGATCATGATCTTTGAAATTTGGAATTAAGGCACTTTTTAATAAGTAGCATTCATTAATTCCCTTCTGGCTTTTCAAACAGAAATTAAAGACAGACTCTGCTTTACTCATCCAAATCACTAAAAAATCCTTCTATCTTCTTAGAGCTACATCATAGGATTACCAATTGGTATCAAACACGAAAGTTTAATACCTTAACTCCACCATTTAGCCTAGAATATTATGCAATTTTGGAGACCcttatacaacaacaacccagtataatcccactaatagggtctggggagggtagtgtgtacgcagaccttacccctatcttggggtagagaggctgtttccgatagaccccgcCTCCCTCCCTCTAAAAACTTCCTACCTtgttcttggggtgactcgaactcacaacctcttgagtAGAAGTGgattaccactagagcaacccctCTTGGACACCCTGTCAAAGGAGTAATTAAAGGGCAATTCCCCTTTACTGACTCCTTATGCGGCATATGACTAGCATGTGCCTTATTAGTCACGCCAGTATGTTTGAATGGTTAAATAAAAGACCGACAAAAATGTAAGCAATTTCCTTAGGAATTCGACAACATCAAAGATAAGAATTAATCAAATGTATTGCAAATACATACTTTGATGCTAGACTTAATAATTCATAGATAAACGAACACAATTGACCTTCACAAAAATAGAAAACAGACTCAACCTTTTACTACTAATTAGGGAAACTCCCTACCTTTCTATATTTtcccttttaaaacaaaaaagtaCTGCAAACTAACCAACCTCCGCAGCAGTTCCATGTTGTTGTCTCAATCCAGTTTCAACATCGCCTGCATCAGAGGATGTCGTTGTACTTGTGTTCTGTTCCAGTAACGATTGTCGGCAAGTCGGACAAGAAGAATGTAAAGCCAACCAAATATCTATACACTTAACATGAAAACCGTGGTGACATCTCGGCAAAACTCTTACTTTCTCGCCATCCATAAATTCGCCAAGACAAATTGGACAATCAGTAGCCGGAATATTAACTCCTGATCCATAAACTGTCACTGGAAGTTG
This DNA window, taken from Nicotiana tabacum cultivar K326 chromosome 4, ASM71507v2, whole genome shotgun sequence, encodes the following:
- the LOC107794582 gene encoding RING-H2 finger protein ATL74-like yields the protein MEVYHRPYRLLLDPRPVVPPSTTITKPHHGYSNEANFDTNMVIILAALLCALICALGLNSIVKLALRCSRRFAFESENATVARLAATGLKKSTLRQLPVTVYGSGVNIPATDCPICLGEFMDGEKVRVLPRCHHGFHVKCIDIWLALHSSCPTCRQSLLEQNTSTTTSSDAGDVETGLRQQHGTAAEVG